The genomic window AATGGGAATCCCCTAAATGCAGACGCCGCCTAAAGCACGCTGCCTTAAATTTGAATCACAAATACCCTGCCACGCTTCGCGTTCTCGGGACATTTGTGATGCGCGATGTCTCAGGTTTAAGGCAGCATGCTGTAGCGGTTCGGCACACGCGCCTGCGGAGACTGCATTTCAGCCGCAATCGCCTGTGCTGCGGCGCGCGGGTCTTCGGCCTGCCAGACCGGGCGGCCCACCACGATATGATCCGCCCCTTCCGCGATGGCCTCGGCCGGGGTGGCCACCCGTTTCTGATCTCCAAGTGCGGCACCTGCGGGGCGAACCCCGGGGGTGACGATAAGGCGGTCTGTCGCCTCGGGCAGGGCGCGGATCATGGATGCCTCCTGCGGGGAGGCGATGATGCCATCGGCCCCGGCCTCGAATGCGCGGGCGGCCCTGTCCACCACCAGATCGGGGATCGTGCCATCGCGGATCTGGCAGGCATCCAGATCGGGGCGGTCAAGGGAGGTCAGGATCGTGACGGCAAGAATGTTCAGGTTGCTGCCTGCCGCCCCCTCTTTGGCGGCGCGCACCACATGGGGGTCGCCATGGACGGTCAGGAAATCCAGATCGAACCGGGCCAGACCGCGCACCGCCGCCTCGATCGTGGCAGAGATGTCGAACAGTTTCATATCAAGGAAAATGCGCTTGCCGTGATCCTGTTTCAGCTCATTGGCGAGCGCCAGCCCGCCCCCGGTCAGCATGCCCAGCCCGATCTTGTAGAACCCGGCCGCATCGCCGATGCTTTCGGCCAGTTTCAGGCCCGACACCGCATCGGGCATGTCCAGCGCAACAATCAGACGATCATCGGTCATGGGCCCCCCTTTGCTTTGTGATTTTCTGCCCCGTGATTAGGGCACAGTGCCATGCCTGTCTATCTGCCATGGGCAAAAAAAGACCCGGATGCGGGGGAGATGGCCGCGATCCGGGTCAGGGGCAGACAATTGGGCCAGAGAGGACCCCGAAATCTGCAAGTGGGCAGCGACCTGAGTTTGGCCGCAGACCCGAGGGAACTTAATCAGTCTGGCGCAGCGCGGCCTGGGTCAGACCCTGGCTGATCTGGGCAAATCCGGCTTTCCGGGGGCCGGGCCAGAAACAGGCCAGATGACGCGGCAGCGGGGTATCTTCAAGCTTGGCCAGAGCCAGAAACCCCTGGCGGCGGGCGTCATAGACAACGGTGTGAAGGGTGATGCGGGGCATAGGCTTTCCTTAAATTCTGTCCGTAAGACGACTGCGCCGTCCGTCAGGTTCAAAAAATTTCAGAACCGGCGGGCAGAAATATTGAGATCGCCCCATTCATCCTGCGGGATCGCGCTGTCTGGGTTGCGGATGTCGGTCACGGCCCAGAGATCGCCATCGAAGCCCAGATGGGCGGGATGAATTTCCTGCGGGTCGGTTGACCGGGCCCGAAGACGGACGACCCGGCGGTCCCGCACGGCTTCTGCCATGGCGGTGACATACGGGTCTTGTGTCAGTGGACCGGTCTGGATCGAGAACCGGGCGGTGGCATCCGCGCAGCGCCGGCGCGTGGTGTCGGGGAAGCTTTCGATCAGTTTCGCCCGGGCGCTTTCGAAGGCGGATGCCATATCAAGTTGACCCAGGGCCGGGTGCGGGGCGGACAGGTGCAGGGCCAGCGCCTCGGCCTCATCCGCATCAAGGCCGGTCAGGCGGGTGCGATAGTTGAACCCCAGTTCGATCCCGCCCTGATTGCCCTGATATACGATGACCGGCAGGCCGGCCTCGGTCATCGCATCCACATCGCGCAGGATGGTGCGGGGCGCCACCTCCAGCTCTTCGGCGAGCTGGACAGAGGTTTGACGCCCCCGGTTCTGGAGGATCAGCAGAAGACGAAGCAGACGGGAGGCGCGCATGGGGCCGATTTAAACATGACATAAGATGTCATGTAAGGGGGGCTAGACCCGATATGCGAACAGAACGGAGAACACATGCGGTATTATGAGATAAAGCGGATCATTGCGGCCCCGCCAGAGCGGGTATGGTCGGTGATCACAGATGCCACACGATTGGCCGATGGCACATTCAGCATCCTGAAGATCGAGGGAGAGATCGTGGCAGGACAGAAGATCACCCTCTGGTCCGAGGTGAACCCGGATCAGGGGTTTCGCATCGGTGTGAACCGACTGGACGCCCCGCATGAAATGGTGTGGTCCAGCGGGATGCCCCTGGGCCTGTTCCGGGGCACAAGGCGGTTTCGCCTGACACCGGTTGCGGCGGGCACGGAGTTTCATATGCGCGAAGACTATACCGGGCCGCTGGCCGGGATGATCTTCAAACAGATCCCCGACCAGAATGCGGCGTTTGAAATATTTGCAAACGGGCTGGAAGCGGCCTGCGCAGGTCAGGAGGCCGGCAGATGATCATCTATGGTGAGGGCACGGCAGAAGACCCCTGGCGGCTGACAACCCCGCCGGGCAGTTCGCAATACGAGGTCTGGCGGGATGAGGCCGCAGACCCGCCTGCTTTGGTGGTGCAGGTGGGCAAGACGCGGCTGAGCTATCAGTTGCGGGCGTTGGAAGATGCCAGCGCGATGCTGCGGGAGCGGGACGACTGGGTCGATCTGGGCAATGCGGATGAGGGCAAACCGGTGAAAGACGGCACGCTGGAGGCCTGGGCACGGGATATCGGCAACCCGGTGGGCGGGTATTACGGGCTGCGCAAAGGCTATCGCGGACGATTTGCCAATTATGTGGGGCCGGTGCTTGAATTGCTGGGGCTGGCGGAACTGGAACACAAGCCGCGCGGCAATCGCATCCGGGCGCGGATGCCGGATTGACTTGGCAAAAGGTCACCGCTGACGCAGCATAAGCCTATGACCCGCAGCGCTGCCGATATTCAGGACGCTTTAACCCGGTTTGACGGGGTGCGTGTGGCGGTTTTGCAGAAGGTTTTGGCGGCGGATTTGCAGCCGGAGGCCGAAGAGGAACTGCTGGCCCGGCTGGACGGGCCGGATCAGATCGGCGCCACCTGGCTGGTCAAGGCCCTGGCCGAGGCAGGCCGGTTGAGTGATGCCCGGATGGCGGCGGTCTTTGCCAGCCTGCCGGAGCTGACGGAACCGGATGCGGTTCTGCATCTTCTGCAGACGGTGCAGCATGCGCCCCATGCGGCCCGGCCCCATCGGCAGGTATTGCTGCGGTTTGCGGCTGCGCGCAAACTGCTGGTCCGGGTCTGGGCCTTTGACGCCTATTGCCGTCTGGCCGAGGGTGATGCGGAACGGGCCGATGCGCGGGAGCGGATTGCCCGGGCCCTTACAGACCGGTCCAAGGCAATGCAGGCGCGCGCGCGGGCCCTGGCACGGGTGTTCGGGATGGAGGATGCCGACCGCTCATAGGGGCCATTGCCCGCTGTTACGGTGTCAGAAGATCATCATGAAAGGCGGCGACAACGGGTGCGTGATCCGGTTCGGGGAATTTCCTGTCGCCCCTGAAAGCCAGCGATTCATCCGGCAGAATCTCATTGTGAATCTCCGTATGGCTGAAGGCGGACAACATTCGGCGCGAGACCAGAATATGGTCAATCATTTCCCCCTGACCGTGATGGTAAAGCGTGAAGCGGGCGCTTTCCGGCACATTGTCCTCCAAGGGGACCATGACCCTTTCGGCCAATGCGCCATTGCCGGTTTCCTCGACCCGGCCGCGCAGGGCGACCACCGGCACCTCATCGGATTTGGCGTTGAAATCCCCAAGGATCAGGATCGCCGCACCCGGGTCTTCGGTGAAGATATCATCAATGACCAGCCGCGCCTCCAGCGCCGCGCCCACCCGTTTGACCGAGGACAGGAAAAACCCCTCGGCCCAGCCAGAGGCGTTTTTCCAGGTGTAGCTGTCTTCCATCAGCGGGCTGAAGGCGGAGGCAAGCTTGGATTTGAAATGCACATTCACGATATGCAGCACCGCGCCCCCCGGCGCCTGTACCTTGAGGTAAAGCAGCGGGCGTTCCCACCGCACCGGTTTGGCCTCCTGATCCCCGGCGACGGTGCGTTTGAAAACCGGCGCATCCATACGATCCTGATTGATCTGCTCCTGCGACAAAACCTGCCAATCCGCCGGAATTGCGGTGACCAGATTGCGCT from Rhodophyticola sp. CCM32 includes these protein-coding regions:
- a CDS encoding endonuclease/exonuclease/phosphatase family protein, giving the protein MFRIATYNLENLDEDTSPDSAPSFAERAAIIRPALERLRADIICFQEINGQERDGEKRDILALKDLLGGTRYANHHLLHTKTESGNEAYNERNLVTAIPADWQVLSQEQINQDRMDAPVFKRTVAGDQEAKPVRWERPLLYLKVQAPGGAVLHIVNVHFKSKLASAFSPLMEDSYTWKNASGWAEGFFLSSVKRVGAALEARLVIDDIFTEDPGAAILILGDFNAKSDEVPVVALRGRVEETGNGALAERVMVPLEDNVPESARFTLYHHGQGEMIDHILVSRRMLSAFSHTEIHNEILPDESLAFRGDRKFPEPDHAPVVAAFHDDLLTP
- a CDS encoding SRPBCC domain-containing protein, encoding MRYYEIKRIIAAPPERVWSVITDATRLADGTFSILKIEGEIVAGQKITLWSEVNPDQGFRIGVNRLDAPHEMVWSSGMPLGLFRGTRRFRLTPVAAGTEFHMREDYTGPLAGMIFKQIPDQNAAFEIFANGLEAACAGQEAGR
- a CDS encoding DUF6855 family protein is translated as MIIYGEGTAEDPWRLTTPPGSSQYEVWRDEAADPPALVVQVGKTRLSYQLRALEDASAMLRERDDWVDLGNADEGKPVKDGTLEAWARDIGNPVGGYYGLRKGYRGRFANYVGPVLELLGLAELEHKPRGNRIRARMPD
- a CDS encoding helix-turn-helix transcriptional regulator, whose product is MRASRLLRLLLILQNRGRQTSVQLAEELEVAPRTILRDVDAMTEAGLPVIVYQGNQGGIELGFNYRTRLTGLDADEAEALALHLSAPHPALGQLDMASAFESARAKLIESFPDTTRRRCADATARFSIQTGPLTQDPYVTAMAEAVRDRRVVRLRARSTDPQEIHPAHLGFDGDLWAVTDIRNPDSAIPQDEWGDLNISARRF
- the pyrF gene encoding orotidine-5'-phosphate decarboxylase; translation: MTDDRLIVALDMPDAVSGLKLAESIGDAAGFYKIGLGMLTGGGLALANELKQDHGKRIFLDMKLFDISATIEAAVRGLARFDLDFLTVHGDPHVVRAAKEGAAGSNLNILAVTILTSLDRPDLDACQIRDGTIPDLVVDRAARAFEAGADGIIASPQEASMIRALPEATDRLIVTPGVRPAGAALGDQKRVATPAEAIAEGADHIVVGRPVWQAEDPRAAAQAIAAEMQSPQARVPNRYSMLP